The nucleotide window GTTAGTGTGTAACCGTTAGGCATGACATGATGGGGTTGCTGGTGATGTAGGCCATTGAGGCTTCTAAGTTCTAACACAAGCTGTGCTCATCAGTGCCTTGGAACATGTACAAATTGAGCAGTAGTTAATTTAACAATAGCTTGCTCAATTGGTTGATGATTCAGCGTACTTAACATACAACGATGCTCCCTTCTCACATGATGGCTTTCTGGTCATAGTAGATGTGGTACCCCCTTTTGGATACAATGTATCACCACTGTATCCAGACGGAAGGTGGCGTACACCAGCCCCGGAAAGCAATCCGGCACATGATTTCAAAATCCATGGGTAATAGTGTAAGAGCCATTCGGCAAAGTAATGCTTTATTGATCTATACGCTTCACATCGTCGACTTGTAGAGTTTCAAGAGTCAACATTGTGTTAAGGTCAGAATGGTCCGAGTAGTCGTGGTGATTACTTCAGAGATGACTACAGCGGAAACTTCTACAATGGTAGTGGCATGATCCTAGAGCAGCTCCATTTCACCCGGATCTGACTGGGCTACCCTCTCGCCTAGTGACGTGCCGACtatgtctccttaattccttcaTACCATTTTTTTTCTCTTTCATACCCGGCCACAATAAAAGTCATGAGTATGTTTGAATGCACCCGAGTAACACTCCGAGTTACTCAAGCATGAAACTGCTCCAAAACCAACAATCATCCACAACCACTTGGTACACACTTCTACCAAGTCTTCTACAGAGATACAACAGTACCAACCACAAAGCTTAACTACAATTAATTAGTGCAACTACGGTAAGCTTAACGCCCGTCCACCGATATGATCATTCAACGCTTTGATCACCAACTCAAGATGATGACTGCTAAACTAAAGTCATTCCCAAAAAGGTGATCACTTAGTCTAAAGTTATTCCCCCAAATATTTCCAACTTTATTATAGTTAAGATTTACATTGTTTTCCAGTTATTCGAGTGTGATTTTCTGTAGCTCGGGCTACATGGTACCCCTTATCTTTGCCATCGATTTATGCATCGTGATCCGTGTAGACGCATTTGTCTTATTTGTTTCTCTCAAATGACACAGCATATAAACTTCAAATTTTGCAGAATGACAATACATTCTAACTACAATCTGGAAAAAAAACTTTCAGATTTTTTCATGCATTTTAAATACTTCAAATAATATTTTTAGTCAAACAAAATCTCATTTTGTATATTTATATTAGACCAAAAAATATGAATGTTATCTGCAAAGTTTGAAGTTCATATGTTGTTTCATTTtagagaaacaaaaaagagaaatcTTTTTGTTGTAATTTAGTTGGAGAGTACGGATCTCAAAGAAAGGCTGGAGGGTTTAGGTTAAGAGGTTCCATCTAGCCTGAGCTACAAAGGAACGTTGCGATAATAATATCAAGTACACCCCCTCTCCCTAAATTcagatgtaacttttcgagtagatgatttttcatattaaaaactttttcatccgtgttagtatgcaaaagttatgcccatttttacaaatttcagaaagattttgcaaataaagtcaaaattcacatttgcaaattttcccaacaactagaccacatatcacatgggaaacttattttcttttatttttttgacatttccatcattttcttttatttttttaaaaactgaaaaggcgatccggGGGAgtggggggtagagtttgaaaatgggatcTTTAGTACCGGTCgtgcacgaaccgggactaaaggaaaaGTCCCGGGACCGGTGATATAGCTagccggttcgtgccacgaaccgggactaaagggcccaggtgaaccgggactaatgccttagccgtacgaaccgggataaatgctcacattagtcccggttcgtgattgaaccgggactaatgtgaaaACTGCCCCGTGACcgtagccctgttttctactagtgaaacGCACCTCGAATTTTACATCAAAAGGTTCGTCCATAGTGTAGCCATTGAAGAAGTAAGACACATGTAAATGTCAAGATTCTATAttaaaaggttttcaacaagaaAAAACAGAGTGTGCCACTTCAAATTAAAATGGTACTTGTTGTATCCTTTTAAGCAGCCCATTCTCCCATGTAAGCATGGAACATGAAGAACGTACTAGTGCACACCTAGGGTCCCTTTGTCAAAATACTTCCATCTTGTTGTTGGCACAAAGGGATTTTTTTTTGCAAGGAAGCTTACAATCTATTCATCAACTATCAATGTAGTACCAAAAAAAACACAACGTAGACACAAAGGGATTTTTTTTTGCAAGGAAGCTTACAATCTATTCATCAACTATCAATGTAGTACCAAAAAAAACACAACGTAGAAATGTATGTATGTTACATGCATGGATGCACATAATACCTTCACCATGGCtgtctttttctgttttttttaccATGTTGTCCTTTTCTCATTCAGAGAGAAGATTGAATAGCTGGGAAAAAAGGTTAGTGTGTAACCGTTAGGCATGACATGATGGGGTTGCTGGTGATGTAGGCCATTGAGGCTCAATTGGTTGATGATTCAGAGTACTTAACATACAACGATGATCCCTTCTCACATGATGGCTTTCTGGTCATAGTAGATGTGGTACCCCCTTTTGGATACAATGTATCACCACCGTATCCAGACGGAAGGTGGCGTACACCAGCCCCGGAAAGCAATCCGGCGCATGCTTTCAAAATCCATGGGTAATAGTGTAAGAGCCATTCGGCAAAGTAATGCTTTATTGATCTATACACTTCACATCGTCGACTTGTAGAGTTTCAAGACTCAACATTGTGTTAAGGTTAGAATGGTCCGAGTAGTCGTGGTGATTACTTCAGAGATGACTACAGCGGAAACTTCTACAATGGTAGTGGCATGATCCTAGCGCAGCTCCATTTCACCCGGATCTGACTGGGCTACCCTCTCGCCTAGTGACGTGCCGACtatgtctccttaattccttcaTACCATTTTTTTTCTCTTTCATACCCGGCCACAATAAAAGTCATGAGTATGTTTGAATGCACCCGAGTAACACTCCGAGTTACTCAAGCATGAAACTGCTCCAAAACCAACAATCATCCACAACCACTTGGTACACACTTCTACCAAGTCTTCTACAGAGATACAACAGTACCAACCACAAAGCTTAACTAGCAATTAATTAGTGCAACTACGGTAAGCTTAACGCCCGTCCACCGATATGATCATTCAACGCTTTGATCACCAACTCAAGATGATGACTGCTAGATTAAAGTCATTCCCAAAAAGGTGATCACTCCACCGATATGATCATTCAACGCTTTGATCACCAACTCAAGATGATGACTGCTAGACTAAAGTCATTCCCAAAAAGGTGATCACTTAGTCTAAAGTTATTCCCCCAAATATTTCCAACTTTATTATAGTTAAGATTTACATTGTTTTCCAGTTATTCGGGTGTGATTTTCTATAGCTCAGGCTACATGGTACCCCTTATCTTTGCCATCCATTTATGCATCGTGATCCGTGCAGACGCATTTGTCTTATTTGTTTCTCTCAAACGACACAGCATATAAACTTCAAATTTTGCAGAATGACAATACATTCTAACTACAATCTGGAAAAAAAAACTTTCAGATTTTTTCATGCATTTTAAATACTTAAAATAATATTTTTAGTCAAACAAAATCTCATTTTGTATATTTATATCAGACCAAAAAATATGAATGTTTTTTCACACATTGATGTTCTAATGTTTGTTCGATCTGCAAAGTTTGAAGTTCATATGTTGTTTCATTTtagagaaacaaaaaagagaaatcTTTTTGTTGTAATTTAGTTGGAGAGTACGGATCTCAAAGAAAGGCTGGAGGGTTTAGGATAAGAGGTTCCATCTAGCCTGAGCTACAAAGGAACTTTACGATAATAATGTCAAGTACACCCCCTCTCCCTATATTATTTGGAAAAAAGGTGTTTCGCTTTGTCCCTCTAAAATCACCTCCTGCCTGGTCTTCCTCGCCGCCCACACGCACTGTCGGTCGAGTACCTTCAATACGGCGGCCTCCGTCAACCTGCAGGAGTTGGACCCTGTGGATGTCTCCCCGCACCAGCATGCCGGTGCTGCGGGGTCATCTAGCTAGCATGCTACCCGAGACGGTCAAGGCCCCAAAGTAGCAGCGTGGGAAGTAGTAGTACTGCTGCCTGCTGGTTAAAACGACCGTGTAGGTGTCCGGTGGCTTTGGATGGGCACTGCTCGGCAAAAGAGCCGAATCCGGCAAGCCACAAGCACGATGCAACTAAAGGCTTCAGATTGTAAGTGCAGTATAGCTGATTCGGGGTTCAGTTATGTATACTACACAGAAATTGAACCGCTACCATTTTTGAATGAGCTTACAATACTCAGAATGCATTGACGAAAATTAGAAGGGGCAAGTACCCATGTTGCGTACACAGCAACATCACTACATATGTGGAAATCATGTAGTAACAGGCCGTACCGAGACTGTCAACAAATTGAGCAAGAGCTGCAGCATCTCCCATCGTACTTGTCCTGCAGCGTGTCGTAGCTGTTTTTCAGTTCCCTCTTCTCCTCTCTGGTCTTTCTTTCTTTACGCACCAGCTTCTCATTGTCCTTCTTTAGTTCCCCATTGTCCTTCGCCAGCTCTTCGTTCCTCTTCTCCAGATTATCAATCCTCATAGTTTTCTTCTCATCTAGCTCCTTTGCCAACGCTCCTTTCTCCTCCACCAGCGTATTTTCCTTCTTTTTCAGATCTGCAATCTGTGTTCCCGTATATTTTTCCTTCCTCTTCAGCTCTGTGATACCCTTTCCCAGCTTTGTTTTCTCCTTCACCACTTCTTCTTTCTGCAAGTCGAGATTCCCTATCTTCTCCACTAGCTTTCCTTTCCTCAAGTCCAGCCTATCAATCTTTCTTCCCGTCTCTGTTTCCTTATTCTTCTGCTCTGTGATATCCTCTTCCACATTATCTTTCTCCATGGTCACTTTCCCGATGCGAGTCTGGTTGTCTTTAATTTTAACATTCTGTGCCCTAATCTTGTCCTCCAGGTCTTGGATAGTCCTCTTTAGATCTCCGTTGTCCTCCTCCACTTCCTCGCCCTTCGAGCTTTGGGCATTCGATGCCTTTGCCTTTGTGGTTTTCTTCTTGGTCCATTCCCCGGTGAGATACTGGGTGCCTTCAATATCATTCGATTTGTTAACCTTGTTTTTCGGTTCTTGCTCCACTGCTTTCTTGCCCTTCGAAGTTCGGCCATTCGATGCCTCTTCCTGCAACAAGAGAGTTGTCAGTACAACTATGTGATAGTGCACTACGGAAGAACGAGTACGAATATCTACAACTCTACCATTGTGTGTATTtgtgatgtgtgtgtgtgtgtgtcctTGAACCTTTGCTTCCTGCTTTGATCAATGAAGCATGGCGGCCATCACTTATATAGCCGCAATCTGTAGGTCAATGTCCCGTCTTTGTAATATTCGCTGCGGTTTCCTAGCTACGCCCACTACTATTTTTCTAGATCAAAAGGCTCGTCGTCATGTTCCATTTCATAAGAAAGCAGCTCCACTTCCTTTTGCAGGTCATATTAGATGACAAAGCAATAACTAGGCAAGTTCGTCAATACATGCAAAATGGTGGATATGTATAATGTATGAATTTAGTACGTACTATGACATGATTAAAGGTTCAATAATGTCAGGAATTTAGTACTACACTCTACAGAACCGAAAACACTTTTTCACGCGCGTTCCTAGAAAAGTAGTAGTACCAAGTGGTGATGGGGAGTCCGAGAGAGAACGAAAGTGGAGGCtgcatgcgtgcatgcatgtggAAGAGACATGAATGTCTCTGTCGCCTTCCGCACGCAGGAAGCAAACACGTGTCTCGGCTACGCGCATATAGCCATTAGAGCATCCTCACCGTCAAACCACTAGTGTCCGTCCGGGCCAGTCAGTTTGAATCAACACTTTCCCGTATTCGTCCCCGGACCGATCCGCAAATCGGAAGCAGGGGGCTTTCACTACCGGATTCgccacctatgccgacggccagggccGTCGCCATAGGCCATTTTCCGTCGGCATACATCTATGCCTACGTCTGCCGTCGGCATAGATCACGTCAGCGTAGTCTTGTCAGATCCTCGGCATAGTTTAGCCGTCGGCATAGGACCCTATGCCGATGGCTTTCGtctggccgtcggcatagtttagCCGTCGGCAGTGATTTTCACCTGACATCAACGGACAGCGCTGTCAAAAGCGCTGACGAATCACGGGCCGCCGCGTGGCAGAGGTATGCCGACGGCTGTCGTCGGCATACCCCTGCCACGCGGCGGCCTCCGGTGACTCCTGGCAATAGGACTATGCCTACGgcatagccgtcggcatagattttcacttatgccgacggctttgccgtaggcataccCTGCCACATGGCAGGCCCTGGGCAGCCCTGGGCAtatctatgcctacggcaaagtcGTCGGCATAGATCTGTGCTGTTTTCTTCCTGTTTTCTTTGTTTCAATTCATTTTGATAGCATTTCAAACCAGAAAATATGAGATTATGCAGAAATATGACAGTTCATCatctaaacatactcaagttcatcatcatcatcatttaaacatactcaagttcatcaTCTAAAGATCATCATCGGCGAAAGTTCATGAACATATATAAGTAGTGCAAGACAtggaacatcatcatcgtcatctaaAGAAATTAACAAGTAGGAACATGAAATGTATGGCACGACGGCCACATGTACGGGTATCATCATTGACATCAAGCAAGACCACCGCCGCCAAAACCACCACCGCTAAGACCACCGCCGCCAAAACCACCACCGCCAAGACCACCGCCGCCAAAACCACCACCGCCAagaccacctccgccaaaaccgCCACCGCCAAGACCACAACCACTCTACCAGATCGGAGTGACTGGGGTCGACGAAGCAGGAGTCGAGCCACCGGTCCCCTACATGTTTGAGAAAAGATTCTAACGGTAAATATGATATGATAGTGTTGAATGAACGAGAACTAGTTTGTCAGTAGTTAGGCAAATGCACTAACCGAACTACCACTGCCTAGTGCCACCCATTCATCGAACGTGGGCACGTGTGGGGGTTCTCCTGCAGGTAGTGGTGGGGGTCCCATTTGTGGTGGATCCGTGCGGTTACTCCAAGACGCCAACATAGCCTGGATGTTAGTTAAAGAAGCAAACTAGAAGGTCAGAAGGAATGAAGGTGCAAAAATTTAGGTCATTTTTAAGAGGGCAAAACTAACCGTCATCATCTGACGGTTGTAATCATCGTTTGCCTTCACTCGTTGCAAGTACTCCCGCACCTCGAGATTCATATGCTCGACAAAGGCCTTATATGTCTACATAATTTAGGTTGTTTCTAAGTGAGCAATGCTGAAAATAAACTAGGAATGTTAGAGAGAAAGAAGATAAAGGGGAAGTACTTATAGCATGCTGGCGGGTGATACGTCTctgttgtatctacttttccaaacacttttgcccttgttttgcactctaacttgcatgatttgaatggaactaatccggactgacgttgttttcagcagaattgccatggtgttatttatgtgcagaaacaaaagttctcggaatgacctgaaactccacggagcatatttttggaaataataaaaaatcctggcaaaagatcaagaccagggggcccacaccctagccacgagggtgggggatgcgcctgcccccctgggcgcgccccctacctcgtgggccccctggagctcctccgacctcgactccaactctatatattcactttcggagagaaaaaaaatcagggaaaaggattcatcgcgttttacgatacgaagccgccgtcgagccctaaaacctctcgggagggatgatctggagtccgttcaggactccagagaggggaatccgtcgccgtcgtcatcatcaaccatcctccatcaccaatttcatgatgctcaccatcgtgcgtgagtgattccatcgtaagcttgctggacggtgatgggttggatgagatttatcatgtaatcgaattagttttgttagggtttgatccctagtatcaactatgttctgagattgatgttgctatgactttgctatgtttaatgcttgtcactagggcccgaatgccatgatttcatcaatatatgagagttcttgaccctatcttgcaagtctatagtcacctactatgtgttatgatccggcaacctcgaagtaacaataatcgggaccactacCGGTGATGAcagtagtttgaggagttcatgtattcactgtgtgttaatgctttggcccggtactctattaaaaggaggccttaatatcccttagtttccactaggaccccgctgccacgggagggtaggaaaaaagatgtcatgcaagttcttttccataagcacgtatgactatattcagaatacatgcctacattacattgatgaattggagctagttctgtgtcccCCCTaagttatgactattacatgatgaaccgcatccggcataattctctatcaccgatccattgcctacgagctttgcatatattgttcttcgcttatttacttttccgttgctattgttacaatcccTACAAAATAcgaaaaacattacttttgttatcattaccttttgctaccgttaccactactatcatattactttgctactaagtACGTTGCTGccgatattaagtttccaggtgtggttgaattgacaactcagctgctaatacctgagaatattctttggctccccttgtgttgaatcaataaatttgggttgaatactctacactcgaaaactgttgcgatcccctatacttgtgggttatcaagactattttccgGCGCTTGattttgagtcacttgggatttatatctgcttatcgttatgaagaacttgaaagatccaagaaccaagatttatccctcaactacgaggggaggtaaggaactaccatctagctctgcacttgattcagcttctgttttgagtaagtttgcgacacctaaacatgcttctgctattgattctgatatgtcgcatgttattgatgatgccacttctgctatgcatgatacttgtggtgaaactacttctatgcctgatactactgtgccacttggtgaatttcttgatgaacaacttgctatggctagagagaatgaaattattgaaactgataatattgatgaaagtaatgatgaagactctcccctaataaatatgaattgcttgttgttcctaagggttatgttatggatgaagaagctactagagctattttagcttgcaattgtagatatgatctaaagaggttattagctaaatggaagcagcaatcccttaatgTTAGAATGAAGCCTGACCCTgcttttctacttcacctatctgtgttactgataaggattatgaattctctgttgatcctgatataattactt belongs to Triticum urartu cultivar G1812 chromosome 7, Tu2.1, whole genome shotgun sequence and includes:
- the LOC125524582 gene encoding M-phase phosphoprotein 8-like, whose protein sequence is MEEASNGRTSKGKKAVEQEPKNKVNKSNDIEGTQYLTGEWTKKKTTKAKASNAQSSKGEEVEEDNGDLKRTIQDLEDKIRAQNVKIKDNQTRIGKVTMEKDNVEEDITEQKNKETETGRKIDRLDLRKGKLVEKIGNLDLQKEEVVKEKTKLGKGITELKRKEKYTGTQIADLKKKENTLVEEKGALAKELDEKKTMRIDNLEKRNEELAKDNGELKKDNEKLVRKERKTREEKRELKNSYDTLQDKYDGRCCSSCSIC